Proteins co-encoded in one Callospermophilus lateralis isolate mCalLat2 chromosome 2, mCalLat2.hap1, whole genome shotgun sequence genomic window:
- the LOC143385681 gene encoding olfactory receptor 13C7-like, with protein sequence MEETNQTAVMDYVLLGLHGHRDVEVVLLVLCLGIYCMNLLGNSLLMVLIMLDPHLHNPMYFFLSNLSLIDICATSSFIPLMLTNFLQTRSTISFPACALQMFLTLALGTTECLLLAAMAYDRYVAICHPLRYTELMTGQMCMQMAALSWGTGFVNSLLQSILIWRLPFCGHNVINHFFCEILAVLKLACGDISLNALVLMVAATILTVTPLLLICLSYIFILAAIFRVPSASGRRKAFSTCSAHLTVVVIFYGTISFMYLKPKAKNPNVDKIITLFYVAVTPSLNPIIYSLRNAEVKAAVTALLGGGLFTRKFSHVYCCPSTLSVNMS encoded by the coding sequence atggaggaaacaaaccagacagCCGTGATGGACTATGTCCTGCTGGGGCTCCATGGGCACCGTGACGTAGAGGTGGTCCTGTTGGTGCTTTGCCTGGGCATCTACTGCATGAATCTGCTGGGGAACTCCCTCCTCATGGTGCTGATCATGTTGGACCCCCACCTGCACAACCCCATGTACTTCTTTCTCAGCAACCTCTCCCTCATAGATATCTGTGCCACCTCCTCCTTCATACCTCTCATGCTCACCAACTTCCTACAAACCAGAAGTACCATTTCCTTCCCAGCCTGTGCCCTACAGATGTTTTTGACCCTGGCTTTGGGCACTACAGAGTGCCTGCTCCTGGCTGCGATGGCCTATGACCGTTATGTGGCTATCTGCCACCCACTCAGGTACACAGAGCTCATGACTGGGCAGATGTGCATGCAGATGGCAGCGCTGAGCTGGGGGACAGGCTTTGTCAACTCACTGCTACAGTCCATCCTGATCTGGCGCCTCCCCTTCTGTGGCCACAATGTCATCAACCACTTCTTCTGTGAGATCTTAGCAGTGCTGAAACTCGCCTGTGGGGACATCTCCCTTAATGCCCTGGTATTGATGGTGGCTGCAACCATCCTGACAGTGACCCCTCTCTTGCTCATCTGCCTCTCCTACATTTTCATCCTGGCTGCCATCTTTCGGGTTCCCTCTGCTTCAGGCCGGCGcaaagccttctccacctgctCTGCACACCTCACAGTGGTGGTGATTTTCTATGGGACCATCTCCTTCATGTACCTCAAGCCTAAGGCAAAGAACCCCAACGTGGATAAGATTATCACATTGTTTTATGTTGCCGTGACACCCTCACTGAACCCCATCATCTACAGCCTAAGAAATGCAGAGGTGAAAGCAGCTGTCACAGCTCTGCTTGGGGGAGGTCTGTTCACTAGAAAATTCTCCCACGTTTACTGTTGCCCTTCAACTCTGTCAGTCAACATGAGCTAG
- the LOC143385697 gene encoding olfactory receptor 13C2-like encodes MEETNQTAVMDYVLLGLHGHCDVEVVLFVLCLGIYCMNLLGNSLLMVLIMLDPHLHNPMYFFLSYLSLIDNCGTSSFIPLMLTNFLQIRSTISFPACALQIFLTLALGTTECLLLAAITYDRYVAICHPLRYTELMTGQMCMQMAALSWGTGFVNSLLQSILIWCLPFCGHNVINHFCEILAVLKLTCGDISLNPLVLMVATTILTVTPLLLICLSYIFILVATFRVPSASGRRKAFSTCSAHLTVVVIFYGTIYFMYLKPKAKNPNVDKIITLFYAVMTPSLNLIIYSLRNAEVKAAVTALLGGVLHTRKLANFTVALCLCQDELTYLVPGDLEQLYAQHLMQRYQFSLVSPAAPMTVSI; translated from the exons ATGGAGGAGACAAACCAGACAGCCGTGATGGACTATGTCCTGCTGGGGCTCCATGGGCACTGTGACGTAGAGGTGGTCCTGTTTGTGCTTTGCCTGGGCATCTACTGCATGAATCTGCTGGGGAACTCCCTCCTCATGGTGCTGATCATGCTGGACCCCCACCTGCACAACCCCATGTACTTCTTTCTCAGCTACCTCTCCCTCATAGACAACTGTGGCACCTCCTCCTTCATACCTCTCATGCTCACCAACTTCCTACAAATCAGAAGTACCATCTCCTTCCCAGCCTGTGCCCTGCAGATATTCTTGACCCTGGCTTTGGGTACTACAGAGTGCCTGCTCCTGGCTGCCATCACCTATGACCGTTATGTGGCTATCTGCCACCCACTCAGGTACACAGAGCTCATGACTGGGCAGATGTGCATGCAGATGGCAGCACTGAGCTGGGGGACAGGCTTTGTCAACTCACTGCTACAGTCCATTCTGATCTGGTGCCTCCCCTTCTGTGGCCACAATGTCATCAACCACTTCTGTGAGATCTTAGCAGTGCTGAAACTCACCTGTGGGGACATCTCCCTTAATCCCCTGGTATTGATGGTGGCTACAACCATCCTGACAGTGACCCCTCTCTTGCTCATCTGCCTCTCCTACATTTTCATCCTGGTTGCCACCTTTCGGGTTCCCTCTGCTTCAGGCCGGCGCAAAGCCTTCTCTACCTGCTCTGCACACCTCACAGTGGTAGTGATTTTCTATGGGACCATCTACTTTATGTACCTCAAGCCTAAGGCAAAGAATCCCAATGTGGATAAGATTATCACACTGTTTTATGCAGTCATGACACCCTCACTGAACCTCATCATCTACAGCCTAAGAAATGCAGAGGTGAAAGCAGCTGTCACAGCTCTGCTTGGGGGAGTTTTGCACACCAGGAAATTAGCCAACTTTACTGTTGCCCTCTGTCTCTGTCAGGATGAACTAACCTATCTTGTG CCAGGAGACCTGGAGCAGCTTTATGCCCAACACCTAATGCAGAGGTACCAGTTTTCATTGGTTTCTCCAGCTGCTCCCATGACTGTGTCCATCTAG